The sequence ATCGAGCACCTCCTCGATAGACTCGCTTTGCCCCGTTGGCGCCTGGAGCTCCGTCTCGCCGATGGCCTCGATAACGGTCCGGTGGGACGTCGGGAACGTCAACTCGCGGGCGAACAGGTCTCGTGTCTCTGGTAGTCGCATTCACTCCTTCTTTAATCATTTATCATATAGGTTTTGCGACACCGTCGATTTCCACTGGTATCCGTCGCTGTAACCGAGCGGTCGGCACCATCCTGGAATTTCGATGTCCGACGCCGGCGAACGGGGCATCGATCGAATCGACCCGACTGAACCAGTCATCTGACAGTCGGGGGTGAGACTGAAGCGACGTGCCAACAGACGGAGGCCAACGTAAAACCGGACTGGCCGTGGACGGTGCGCTCGGTGTCAGTAGCTACGCTCTTTGGGTTCCCACTCGGTATCTTCGCCCTCGAGCAGCACCGGGCGATACCACATCTCCGGCTCGCCGTCGTTCCAGGAGAGCATCGTGTGTTTGATCCACTCGTCGTCCTTGCGCTCCTGATGTTCCTTGCGCCAGTGGGCGCCGCGGAACTCGGTCCGGGCCAGCGCGCCCATCGCGATGGACTCCGCGACGTCGAGGACGGACTCCGTCTCCAGGGTGTGCTGGAGGTCGGTGTTGAAGGTCCGCGATTTGTCCGTCACGTAGACGTCGCTGTACATCTCCCGCGCCTCGCGGATCTCCTTCAGGGCCTTCTTGATACCTTCTTCCTCGCGGAAGACGTTGACCCACTCGGTCATCGCCTGCTGGACCTTCTTGCGGATCTCCATGTGTTCGACCCCGTCCTCACGCGAGAGGAGTTCGTCGATGCGGGCTTTTTCGGCCTCGACGGCGGTCTCGACGACCGCAGCTGGGTCCGTGACGCCACCGTCGGCGGCGGGCTCTTCGACGACGGGTTCGACCGCACCGGGTTCGACCGGCCAGTCGACGTCCGCGCGTTCGGCGTCGTCGTCCGGCCCGACGGGGATCATCGGGTCGCCCAGGTCCACGCCGGCGGCGTGTCTGCCAGCATTGGCACCGAAGACGAACAGGTCGGGCAGGGCGTTCCCACCGAGTCGGTTCGCCCCGTGGAGGCTCACGCAGGCCGTCTCGCCGGCCGCGTACAGGCCATCGATGCAGGTCTGGCCGTGTTCGTTGGTCTCGATACCGCCCATCATGTAGTGTTGCCCTGGTTTGACCGGCATCGGTTCTTCGAGCGCGTTCACGCCCTCGAAGTCCTCCGCGAGGTGGACGATGTTCTCGAGGCGGTCCATGATTCGCTCCTCGCCGAGGTGGCGCATGTCGAGGTAGACGTATTCGTCGTTGATGCCGCGCCCCTCGTTGACCTCCGTGAGTTCGGCTCGGGAGACGACGTCTCGGCTGGCGAGTTCGCCGTCGTTCGTCGCATAGCCGTACTCGAACATGAACCGCTCACCCTCGCTGTTGAACAGGCGACCGCCCTCGCCACGGACACCCTCGGTGATGAGGACGCCGGTGGACGGGAGCGTCGTCGGGTGGAACTGGATCATCTCCATGTCCTCGATGGGAACGCCCGCGCGGTAGGCCATCGAGATACCGTCACCCGTCAGGGAGACGGCGTTCGTCGTGTGATCGTAAGCCTGTCCGGCGCCACCAGTCGCGAGGATGACGCCGTTACGGGCCTTGAAGCCGGCTACTTCGCCGCTCTTGACGTCGATGGCGACGAACCCGTGGGCCGACCGGTCTTCGGGGTCCTCCTCGTCGGTGACGGCGAGTCGGGTGACGAACCACTCCTGGTAGACGTCGATACCTCGCTTGACGACCTGCTCGTACAGGGTGTGCAACAGGTGATGTCCCGTCTCGGCGCCGGCGTACGTCGTCCGGGGGTACGAGAGTCCGCCGAACGGCCGTTGCATCACGGTGCCGTCCTCGTTCCGGGAGAAGGGCATCCCCCAGTGTTCCAGCTGGATGACCTCCTCGGGGCTAGTCTGGGCGAAGGTCTCCACCGCGGGGGCGTCCGCGAGGTAGTCCGACCCCTTCATCGTGTCGTACGCGTGGTCCTCCCAGGAGTCGTCCTCCTGCAGGGCCGCGTTGATGCCACCCTCGGCGGCGCCCGTGTGACTACGCACCGGATGAATCTTCGAGACGATCGCCACGTCCGCTCCTTCCTCGTGTGCAGCGATGGCTGCGCGGAGTCCCGCACCGCCACCACCGACGACGAGTACGTCGTGTTCGTACATTGGTTACCAGAATTTGAGGTTGTTCTTGACTGCCTCGCGTTTGAGTGCCTGGATGTGCTCGGTCAGTGGGATGTCCTTCGGGCAGACCTCCGTACAGGAGAACTGTGTCTGACACCGCCAGACGCCGTGCTCCTCCTCGACGATCTTGAGGCGTTCTTCCTGTCGATTCTCGCCCTCGCGCTCGTCGAAGTAGAAGCGGTAGGCCTTGTTGAGCGCGGCCGGCCCGAGGTACTGGTTGTCCCCTGCAGCGATGTTACACGATGACATGCAGGCCCCACACCAGATACACCGTGTGCTCATCTTGACCTGCTCCCGGTTCTCGGGAGTCTGGAGTTGCTGCTGGTCCGGCCCCGGGAGTTCGTCGGGATCGAAGAACGGCTCGACCGACCGCATCTGGTCGTAGAAGTGCTCCATGTCCACGACCAGGTCCTTCACCACGGGGCGATGGGGCAGCGGTTCGATCTGGATTGGCTCGTCGAGGTCGACGGTCTGGGTCTTGCAGGCCAGTCGCTGTCGGCCGTTGACGAACAGGGCGTCGGAGCCACAGACGGCCTGTCGGCACGAGTGCCGGAACGTCAATGTCGGGTCGTACCGATCGCGGGCGTCCATGAGTGCGTCGAGGACCGTCATCCCCTCGAACTTCGGCACGTGGAACGTGTCGAAGCGTGGCTCCTGCTTGTCGGCGATCTCCGGGTCGTACCGGAAGACCTTGAGTTCGACCGTCTCGCCCTCGATGACGTCCGCCGCCGCCTCCTCTTTCGCCGCTTTTCGCGTCTCCTTTTCCTTCAGGCGGCGCGTCTGCGGGTCCGGTACATCGCTGTCCTCGGTCTCTGGTGTCTCCGTACTCATGTCAGATTGCGCCTCCACTCATGGCCAATGCGACGCGGATCCCCTGGACCACCAGGACGAAGCCCGCCCCCACGAGAACCCACTTGAGAACGCGTTTCGGTGTTCCGGTGAGTCCCTGATTGATCAACGCGTTGTAGACGCCGTTGACGCCGTGGAACGCACCGGCGAACAGGAACAACAGCATCGTCGCGAAGTAGCCCAGTTGTTCCATTCGGTAGGCGGTTCCCTGGAAGGTAATCTCCGCCGCGTGGTTGACGAAGTGCAACCAGAAGAAGTGGAACATCAACGTGACGATGAGGATTGCCGCCGTCACGCGCTGGAGGAACCATAGCGTCGTGCCCGACTTAAAAGAGGAGTACTGTTCCGCCATCAGAACGCACCCCCCATGAAGTTCGGGACGCTCGCGATCACGATGATGGCCGTCACGATGAGCGACGCGTAGAAGCTCTTTGCTTGCGATTCAAGTCCGATGCCGAGGTCGACGAGTAGCAAGCGGACGCCGTTGAGCGTGTGGAACACGGCGACCGCGAGCAGTCCGACCTCGAGCATTCGCACCAGGAGGATGCTCTCGAGGTTCTGTAACGTCTGCGTGTATACCTCTGGTCCAGCGATAGCTGAACTGAGCACCGCGATATGGGCGAACAGATACCCGATCAACACCCACCCGGTGAACTTGTGAAATACCCAGGCCCACATGCCAGCCGAGAACTCCGTCCATCGTCCGAAGTCCTCGACGGGGCCCCGGTCATACGACTGACTCATACCACATTGAAGGTGTGACCCACAGCACATAGAAGTTACTACCCTGTTCTGTGCGGTACAATTCCACGCCGTCGGTCGGATTTCTCAGCTTTTGCGACCACGGTGCTCCTCGTGCGAATCGACCAGTGTGCCCGAGAAGGCCCGACGAGTCCTGTCGTCCAGTTCGACGATGTGACAGAGCGGATTGCCTGGATAGACCACGGGGTTTTCGAGGACCCCGACGAGGAGACCAGTGAACGGGGCCTCGACGTGCGTGGTCTCGGTCTTGAACGGGTTCGAGATGGTGGCGATAGGTGCTCCTTCTTCGACCATATCACCGCGCTCCACGTGCATCTCGACGAGTCCACCTGCGTCCGACCGGAGCCACGTCTTGTGCTTGGTGTCGATGATCGTCCGCCAGCCAGGCCAGTGGACCGGTTCGTCAGGCCAGAGACCGTATTCGGCGAACACGCTGGCAACCCCGTCCAGTGCGCGGTCGATGAGGGGGCGCTGGAACCGGTGGGCCTCGCCCATCTCGATGGTGATGGTCGGGGCACCCACATCGGTCGCCTCTCTGCGGAGCGTTCCCTCGGATCCCTCCGAATCGATGATCACGTGTGAGCCGAACGCGTGCGCAAGCCGAGACACCTCCTCGTCGGCCATGTCTGCCCTGACGTGGAGCATGTTGGTCCGGCCGCGCGTCGAGGTGTGGAAGTCGATACCGAGATCCGCCGGCTCCATGAAGTTCTTGAAGAGCTGATAGGCCATCCGCTTGGCACTGGTACTGGTCTGGTCGCCGGGGAACGAACGGTTCAGATCGCGGTCGTAGATGGGGAGATAGCGTTGCTGGAAGAGGAAGGCCGGAACGTTGAGCACGGGCAGCAAGATGAGCGTCCCGTGCAGGTCGTCGTGCTCCCATTCGAAGGCGACTTCCCGAACGACCTCGATTCCGTTCAACTCGTCACCGTGAGCGGCCGCGGAGAGAAAGATAGTGGGACCGGGTTCCGTGCCGTTGACGATGGTCACCGGCACCCTGATCGGGTCTCCGAGGTAGGTTTCGCTGATGCTGTATCGGATGTTGGCGGTTTCGCCGGGGTCGACTTTTCCGCCGTTATACGTGAACGCCCCCTCGGTCATGTCGAGGGATGGGAGTGCGACCTTTATACGTGTTCGGAGGTCGTTCGAATTGCTCGGTCTTCGAATCGAAACCGAGAACAATCACAGAACGGTTTTACCGGACCCTCCCCTCATTAGATGTATGGATCGATCCGTTTCTGTGGGCGTTTTGAGTCTCCATTCGAGCAAAGAGACGAAGGCAATCATCAACGCCGTCAACGAACTGGGCCACGAGGGGATCTGGCTCCGCGAGGAGAATCTCGTCGTCGACATCGATGACAACTCCGTCACGCTCGAACCGAACGTCGACGTCATCCTCAATCGATTGTTACTATCGAAGACCGAGCAGCCATCGGAACTGCTGGGGCTCGCGAAGAGCCTGTCACAGCTCCGTCCGATGCTCAACCGGCCGGAGAACGTCCTCACCGCGTTCCACAAGTTCGCGACGGCCACGGCGATGGGCGACACCGACGTCAGGATCCCGGACGCCCTGCTCTCGCTCGACGCCGACCGCCTCAACGAAGAGCGGTTGCAGTTCGGCGACGAAGTCGTCTACAAGACCGCGATCGGCACCCACGGCGGCGGTACCTGGAAGATCACCGAGGGGGAGACCGTCAATCCCCGCGTCGGCGACCGATTTGCCTTCCTCCAGGAGCTCATCGACCAGAACGAAGACCAGCGTCACAGCGACCTGCGCGTCTACATCGTCGACGACGAGATCGTCGCGTCGATGAACCGGTACGCGCCGGAAAACGACTGGCGGACCAACGTCGCCCTCGGTGGCGACGTCGAGGGCGTCGACGACGTCCCGGACGAGGCCGCCGACATGGCACTCGAAGCCGCCGACATCCTGGGGCTTGACTACGCAGGCGTAGACCTCGTCAAGGGGATCGACGGCTGGTTCCTCCTCGAGGTCAACCCGACAGCCGGGTTCAAGGGGCTGTACAAAGCGACCGGCATCAGTCCGGCGGCCCATATCGCCAAACAGGCAATCGAGATGGGGGGCGGCGAGGTGGACGAAGACGAGGTCCAGCGACTCGCCGGTGTCCTCGACGACTCGATGCCGCCGAACGTGCCGAAACGACCCACCCAGGGAGACGGCGAACGGAAGGTCATCGGCTACATCGAAGACGTCCTCGTCAGCGGGACCAGCGGCACCGAGCGAATCCGATCGAAATCCGACACCGGCGCGTCTCGGACCAGCATCGACACGCGACTGGCCGCGAAGATCGGTGCCGGGCCCATCAAGAGCATGACAAAGGTGAAATCAGGCAGTCACAAGGGTGGCAAGTCGAGACCCGTCGTCGACATCGTCGTCGGTATCGGCGGCGACCGACATACCGTCCAGGCGAGTCTCGAGGACCGTAGCCACATGGAGTACCAACTGTTGCTCGGACGCGACATCCTGCAGGACTACCAGGTCGACGTTCGCCACCGGAGCGACGGCGAGGAACCGGTCACCGACGAAGAGGAGTGATCAGTCGATAGTGCGCCAGAGGTACTCGCTGGCGTAACTACGATACGGTGCCCACGCTGTCGCCGTCTCGACCATTTCGGCTCTAGTCAGGTCCTCGTCGACGAGGTCCCACATCGCATTCCTGATACCGAGGTCCTCGACGGGGAAGATATCCTCACGCCCCAGGCCGAACAAGAGGAACATCTTTCCCGTCCATACCCCGACCCCTTTCACGGTCGTCAGTTCGTCGATGACCGCGTCGTCGGTCTTGTCCGCGAAGTACGACCGACACCACCCGTTCGACAGCCATGCGTCGGCGAGATTGCGGACGTACTCCGTCTTGGCAGCCGAAAGTCCCGCCTCCCGCATCGCATCGGGGTCCGCCTCGAGGATGCTCGCTGGCGTCGGGTCGACGCGGTCGAATAGCCGGCCTTCGATCGCAGCCGCGGCGTCCATCGAGACCTGTTGGCGGACGATGGAGGAGAGGAGGCGCTCGAAGGCATCGGGAGCCGGTTCGACGGAGATAGGACCGTGATCCTCGACGACTGTCCCGAGGTGTGGGTCCGACCGAAGGGCGTCGATGGGGTCGCTCATGTCGGAAGGAGAGAACCGAGCCCGGATATACGCGTCGGCGCGCGCCGCGGAGAAACGACGATGCACGGGAGTCGGGTTTGCACCGGAGTAAACGTGCGTTACGTTCACGTGGCGCAATACAGAAAGCTTCAATCGTCGCCCGCAAGACCGTGTGCATATGGACCTCGACAGTATCCAGACCATCGCGGTCATGGGCGCCGGTAATATGGGTCACGGAATCGCCGAAGTCGCGGCTCTCGCCGGGTACGAGGTGAAGTTGCGTGACATCAAAGAGGAGTTCGTCCAGGACGGGTACGAGCAGATAGAGTGGTCGCTGGGCAAACTCGCGGAGAAAGACCGCATCCCCGAGGCGGAGGCCGATGCCGCCCTGGACCGGGTCGAGGCGCTCGTCGACATGGAGACGGCAGTCGAAGACGCCGATTTCGTCATCGAGGCGGTCCCGGAGAAGATGGACATCAAGGAGTCCGTCTACGACGAGATCGAGGAGTACGCACCCGAGCACACCGTCTTCGCGACGAACACGTCCAGCCTCTCGATCACGGACCTCTCGGAGGTGACCGACCGTCCCGAGAAGTTCTGTGGGATGCACTTTTTCAACCCGCCAGTGCGCATGGACCTCGTCGAGGTGATCCGCGGCGGCCACACCGACGACGAGGTGCTGGACCTCACCGAGGAGCTCGCCGAGGATTTCGGAAAGACGCCAGTGCGCGTCCAGAAGGATAGCCCGGGATTCATCGTGAACCGAGTCCTCGTGCCCGTCCTCAACGAGGCCGCGTGGCTCGTCCACGAGGGCGAAGCGACGGTGGCCGAGGTCGACTCCACGACGAAGTTCGGCATGGGCCACCCGATGGGCTCGTTCCAGCTGACCGACCAGGTCGGTGTGGACGTGTCCGTGCACGTTCTCGAGTACATGGAGTCCGTCCTCGGGGAGGCGTACGAGCCGTGTCCGCTCCTCGTCGAGAAGGTCGAAGCCGATGAACTCGGAACGAAGACCGGGAAGGGGTTCTACGATTACGACGACGGTGGGGTAGATATCCCATCCGACGAGGTCCGCGACGACCTCGCCGACCGACTGATGGCGATGATGGCCAACGAAGTCGCGAAACTCGTCGGCGACGATGTCGCTCCGCCATCGGCCATCGACAAGGCGGTCCAGCTCGGGGCCGGCTATCCCGAAGGGCCAGCGAAGACTGCCGACGAGCGTGGGATCGAGGACCTCTACGAGATTCTGGTCGAGCAGGACGAACCGCGCTACGAACCGGCCGCCGAACTCCAACGCATGGCCGAAGCAGGCGAGACGTTCCACGGTGCCGAGAGTGCGGACGATTCGGATTCGCTGGACCTCGAGACGATCAACCTCGAGGTCAAGGACCGCGTCGGCCACATCCAGCTCTCCCGTCCACACCGCATGAACACCATTAGCGGCGAACTCCTCGATGACCTTGCCGACGCCATCGACGAGTTCGAGGAGAACGACGAGGTCCGCGCCCTTCTCATCACCGGCGAGGGCGACCGGGCCTGCTCCGCCGGAGCCGACGTGCAGGCGATGGCGGGGAGTGCAGACCCCCTCGACGCGGTCGAACTCTCCCGGAAAGGGCAACAGACCTTCGGGAAGCTCGAGCGTGTCGACATGCCCGTGCTCGTCGGCATCGACGGGTTCTGCCTCGGCGGCGGCATGGAGATGTCGATGTGTGGCGACATGCGCATCGCCTCGGAACGCTCCGAGCTGGGACAGCCCGAACACGACCTCGGCCTCCTGCCAGGCTGGGGCGGC is a genomic window of Halanaeroarchaeum sp. HSR-CO containing:
- a CDS encoding FAD-binding protein, encoding MYEHDVLVVGGGGAGLRAAIAAHEEGADVAIVSKIHPVRSHTGAAEGGINAALQEDDSWEDHAYDTMKGSDYLADAPAVETFAQTSPEEVIQLEHWGMPFSRNEDGTVMQRPFGGLSYPRTTYAGAETGHHLLHTLYEQVVKRGIDVYQEWFVTRLAVTDEEDPEDRSAHGFVAIDVKSGEVAGFKARNGVILATGGAGQAYDHTTNAVSLTGDGISMAYRAGVPIEDMEMIQFHPTTLPSTGVLITEGVRGEGGRLFNSEGERFMFEYGYATNDGELASRDVVSRAELTEVNEGRGINDEYVYLDMRHLGEERIMDRLENIVHLAEDFEGVNALEEPMPVKPGQHYMMGGIETNEHGQTCIDGLYAAGETACVSLHGANRLGGNALPDLFVFGANAGRHAAGVDLGDPMIPVGPDDDAERADVDWPVEPGAVEPVVEEPAADGGVTDPAAVVETAVEAEKARIDELLSREDGVEHMEIRKKVQQAMTEWVNVFREEEGIKKALKEIREAREMYSDVYVTDKSRTFNTDLQHTLETESVLDVAESIAMGALARTEFRGAHWRKEHQERKDDEWIKHTMLSWNDGEPEMWYRPVLLEGEDTEWEPKERSY
- a CDS encoding succinate dehydrogenase/fumarate reductase iron-sulfur subunit, producing the protein MSTETPETEDSDVPDPQTRRLKEKETRKAAKEEAAADVIEGETVELKVFRYDPEIADKQEPRFDTFHVPKFEGMTVLDALMDARDRYDPTLTFRHSCRQAVCGSDALFVNGRQRLACKTQTVDLDEPIQIEPLPHRPVVKDLVVDMEHFYDQMRSVEPFFDPDELPGPDQQQLQTPENREQVKMSTRCIWCGACMSSCNIAAGDNQYLGPAALNKAYRFYFDEREGENRQEERLKIVEEEHGVWRCQTQFSCTEVCPKDIPLTEHIQALKREAVKNNLKFW
- a CDS encoding succinate dehydrogenase: MAEQYSSFKSGTTLWFLQRVTAAILIVTLMFHFFWLHFVNHAAEITFQGTAYRMEQLGYFATMLLFLFAGAFHGVNGVYNALINQGLTGTPKRVLKWVLVGAGFVLVVQGIRVALAMSGGAI
- the sdhC gene encoding succinate dehydrogenase, cytochrome b556 subunit, yielding MSQSYDRGPVEDFGRWTEFSAGMWAWVFHKFTGWVLIGYLFAHIAVLSSAIAGPEVYTQTLQNLESILLVRMLEVGLLAVAVFHTLNGVRLLLVDLGIGLESQAKSFYASLIVTAIIVIASVPNFMGGAF
- a CDS encoding succinylglutamate desuccinylase/aspartoacylase family protein; amino-acid sequence: MTEGAFTYNGGKVDPGETANIRYSISETYLGDPIRVPVTIVNGTEPGPTIFLSAAAHGDELNGIEVVREVAFEWEHDDLHGTLILLPVLNVPAFLFQQRYLPIYDRDLNRSFPGDQTSTSAKRMAYQLFKNFMEPADLGIDFHTSTRGRTNMLHVRADMADEEVSRLAHAFGSHVIIDSEGSEGTLRREATDVGAPTITIEMGEAHRFQRPLIDRALDGVASVFAEYGLWPDEPVHWPGWRTIIDTKHKTWLRSDAGGLVEMHVERGDMVEEGAPIATISNPFKTETTHVEAPFTGLLVGVLENPVVYPGNPLCHIVELDDRTRRAFSGTLVDSHEEHRGRKS
- a CDS encoding RimK/LysX family protein; the protein is MDRSVSVGVLSLHSSKETKAIINAVNELGHEGIWLREENLVVDIDDNSVTLEPNVDVILNRLLLSKTEQPSELLGLAKSLSQLRPMLNRPENVLTAFHKFATATAMGDTDVRIPDALLSLDADRLNEERLQFGDEVVYKTAIGTHGGGTWKITEGETVNPRVGDRFAFLQELIDQNEDQRHSDLRVYIVDDEIVASMNRYAPENDWRTNVALGGDVEGVDDVPDEAADMALEAADILGLDYAGVDLVKGIDGWFLLEVNPTAGFKGLYKATGISPAAHIAKQAIEMGGGEVDEDEVQRLAGVLDDSMPPNVPKRPTQGDGERKVIGYIEDVLVSGTSGTERIRSKSDTGASRTSIDTRLAAKIGAGPIKSMTKVKSGSHKGGKSRPVVDIVVGIGGDRHTVQASLEDRSHMEYQLLLGRDILQDYQVDVRHRSDGEEPVTDEEE
- a CDS encoding DNA-3-methyladenine glycosylase, with the translated sequence MSDPIDALRSDPHLGTVVEDHGPISVEPAPDAFERLLSSIVRQQVSMDAAAAIEGRLFDRVDPTPASILEADPDAMREAGLSAAKTEYVRNLADAWLSNGWCRSYFADKTDDAVIDELTTVKGVGVWTGKMFLLFGLGREDIFPVEDLGIRNAMWDLVDEDLTRAEMVETATAWAPYRSYASEYLWRTID
- a CDS encoding 3-hydroxyacyl-CoA dehydrogenase/enoyl-CoA hydratase family protein, whose protein sequence is MDLDSIQTIAVMGAGNMGHGIAEVAALAGYEVKLRDIKEEFVQDGYEQIEWSLGKLAEKDRIPEAEADAALDRVEALVDMETAVEDADFVIEAVPEKMDIKESVYDEIEEYAPEHTVFATNTSSLSITDLSEVTDRPEKFCGMHFFNPPVRMDLVEVIRGGHTDDEVLDLTEELAEDFGKTPVRVQKDSPGFIVNRVLVPVLNEAAWLVHEGEATVAEVDSTTKFGMGHPMGSFQLTDQVGVDVSVHVLEYMESVLGEAYEPCPLLVEKVEADELGTKTGKGFYDYDDGGVDIPSDEVRDDLADRLMAMMANEVAKLVGDDVAPPSAIDKAVQLGAGYPEGPAKTADERGIEDLYEILVEQDEPRYEPAAELQRMAEAGETFHGAESADDSDSLDLETINLEVKDRVGHIQLSRPHRMNTISGELLDDLADAIDEFEENDEVRALLITGEGDRACSAGADVQAMAGSADPLDAVELSRKGQQTFGKLERVDMPVLVGIDGFCLGGGMEMSMCGDMRIASERSELGQPEHDLGLLPGWGGTQRLMNIVGEGRAKEIIFTAERFDPETMKEFGFLNEVVPTEEFEDRIWEVARDLASGPPVAQKYTKRAMLAGRDDTEAGLEIEAQAFGMLYNTDDLMEGITAFMGDGEPEFEGK